In the genome of Thiorhodovibrio winogradskyi, the window CCCTATCTGATTGGCTTGGAAAGTCTGGCGGGAAAAACGATCGCGGCGGAACAAGGTTTCTGGATCGTCGCGGAGATGAAGCGGGATATTCCCCGGATCAGCATCCTTGAAGTGCCCTTGGCTCTGGATGCGCTAACGGCCGTGGCCACGGGACAAGCCGATGCCTATGTCGGCAATCTGGCTGTCGGAGCTTTCCTCGTTAAGGAGCATCGGCTCAGGAACCTAATGGTAGCCGCACCGACGCATTTTGGCATCAATACCCAGGCGATGGCGGTGCGACGAGACTGGCCGGAACTGGCGAGCCTGATCAACAAAGGCATTGCCGCGATGACGGCCGATGATCGCAACATCATTCTTGGAAAGTGGATTCGTATCGAGATGCGGCCACAAAAGGACTATCGGCTGGCTTACAGCATCCTGGCGGCGGCTGCGCTTGCCGTCATCGCCTTCTTTTTCTGGAATCGGCGATTGGCACGAGAAATCGCGTTCAGACGGCGAGTCGAGTCCGAGTTGAAGCAAAAGAAAGCGGCCTTGCAGGAGCTGAATGCCACCCTGGAGCGGCGGTTGCAGGCCGCCGTGCAGGATCGCACCCGTGTCCTCAGCGAAGCAACGGCGCGCGCTCAGGAGAGCAGCCAATCCAAGTCGGCCTTTCTCTCGGCGGTGAGCCACGAACTGCGTTCGCCTTTGCACGACATTCTTGGCTACGCGCGCCTGCTCGCGCACCGGATACCGCCCCAGGCGCGCGATCAGTTAAACATCATCCATGACAGCGGTAATCAGCTGCTGCGGCTGATCAACGATATTCTGGAGTATAGCCGTGGCGAGGAAAAACCTATCGTGCTCGAACCCGGCCCCGTCTCGCTCGCCCGTTTGGCGCGCAACCTGGCTGCTGCCTACCAGCCACTCGCGACACGCACCAACAATGGCTTCATCGTCGAGCGCGATGCCGAGGGTCCGGACTGGGTGATAGCGGATGAGCTGCGACTGACCCAGATCCTGCGCAACCTCTTGGATAATGCCTTCAAGTTCACCCAAGATGGGCTGATCGAACTGGTCATCGAACCAGTCGTCAGGCAGGGCGAGTCGCTCGCGCTTGAAGGTATGGAGGCTGATTGGATGGAGGCTGATTGGATGAAGACAGGCGGGATGGAAATGGATGCCGCTGCCCTGGTCCGCTTCATTGTCAGGGATACCGGCGTCGGTATTCCGGTCTCGGAGCGACAGGCAATCTTTCAACCCTACCGGCGGCTCGAGCGCCACCGAGGCGTGCCGGGCGTCGGACTTGGACTCGCGATCGCAAGGCAACTGACGACCGCAATGGGCGGCAGCATCGGACTCCACGTTAGCTCGGCCCGGCATGCGGGGAGTACCTTTCATTTGCTCTTGCCTTTGCCCATTTGTACCGAGGTCGAGCAAGCTGCCGACGAGGAAGCGAATATCCTGGGTTACGCCGGGCGCCGGCGCACCTTGCTGATCGCCGATGACCAATCCACGAGTCGCGAATTCTTGGCGGAATGTTGTCGCGCTTGGGGCTTCGATGTCATCGAGGCGGTCGATGGCGCTCACGCGATCAAAGGTTTTCGGGCAATCGCGGGTTGCGTCGATGCGGTCTTGGTCGATCAATACATGCCCCATCTCGATGGCTGGGGATGCTTGCGGGCGCTGCGTTCATTGGAGCCTGGTCGCCATCTCCCGGTCATCCTCATCTCGGCTGGGCCAGCACGAAAGCCCGACGGCTATCCCGAAGACTTGGACTTTGACCAATTTGTCATGAAACCCCTTGGTGAGTCGACCTTGGCGCGTCTCTTGGGTGAATCCCTTGCGCTGGAATGGGAATACGCTGCCGAACCTCCGATGCTAGAAGAGCCAGAGCCAGAACCCGATCCCTTGACCCTAGCGCGGTTTCTCACTGACGAAGAACGCGGGCGCATGCAAGCCATGGTTGCCATGGGGCAGGTAGTTGCCCTGCTGCAATGGGCGGAGGCCATGGCTAGCCGGGATCTCGCGCGCGAGCTGATGTGGCAGGCCATCGCGCGCATGTGTCGAGCGGTCGATTTGCCTGCCCTCAAGCGTTTGGTTGCCGCGTCCGCTGATCATTGAGCGCCAATATCAGCCATTGATCGGTCATCCACCGCAGTGATGTGTTTCAGCTGTTGCTCAGGTCCGGTCGGCGACTGATTGGGTCCGAGCGGATTGTCTCGAGGGAGAAGGGTAGACGCTCGCGAGCAGCAGTGTGTCTAGCGCGGCGCGCTGGCTGTCGGCGCGGTGACGCAGTGTCAGCTCCGTGGCTTGGCTCTCTTTCAGTGCGCGGCGCAATTGCTCGGCTCCGAGTTCAAACACGCCAAGCTGAGCCTGTTGTTCCGTCAGTGCTTTTTGATCGGGTGCCAGTGACCGCTCGGCACGCCGGATGGCTGCTTGCAGCCGCGCCGCGCGCCGACCCAGGCGTCCAAAGCGGCCGAGCGCGCCGGTCGCGGCGCGCTGATCCTCCAGGGTCGCGAGATCGTCGCGCAATCTGTGCAACCTTGGCTGCTTGGCGCTGACCTCGGCCTCCAGGGTTGCAATCGACTGCTTGCTTGCGCTGATCGCGCGCTCGGTCTCGGCAAGTTCGCGCGCGAGTCCCAGCTGATGCTCATGCTGCGCCTCAAGCTCAGCGCGCAGATGTTCAAGCTCACTGTGCAGCGTCTGGATCTGTTCTTCGCGTTGCTCCCGCTCGGCCTGGATTCTGGCGGCGGCCTGCTGCTCGGTCTCGCGGGCGAGTTGGAGCTTGTCGCGCTCACGCAGTTGCTCGGTTTCATCGCCAAGGCGCGCGCGCATCTGCTCCAGACGCATCTCCAGCTCACGCTCACGCGCCGCGAACTCCGATTCGCGCTGGCGTTGTTCGAGCGCCAGCTGGCCATCGATTCCCTCGCGGCGGCGGCTGAGTAACTCGCGCTCATGCGCCTGGTCGGCATGCATGCGCGCCAGGCGCCTCTGGGCTTCGATCTTGGCGCGGTGAGTCGCGACAAAGGCCTCGGGGTCGCGCTGCCACTGCCGCCAAAGGCGTGCGAAGTCGCTGGGGGTCAGGCGCCGCGCCGGGTCGTCATGCTGTTCGAAACCAGGGATATCCGCGAGTCCGCCTTTGAGATACTGGGGATATTGGGTCTGGATGCTTTCGCTGTAATAGGTTTGCACCGCCCGTGGCTCGAACAACTTAAGCGCGATGAGGGAGAAAAACAGAATGCCGAGCGCGGCCTGGGCAAAGCCATCGACGGTCTCGAAATGCGGGACGCCTTTTTCGGCGGGACTCTCGCGCAGCGCATTCAGCCCCTTGGATCGCGCCGCGAAGGTGAGTGCTGGCGGTGCGGCCGGCGGTTGCTCGGCTTCGACCTCGGTGGTGATGCGCCCCAGCAGGGCTTGTTGTTGCGTTCTTAATTCGGTTAGGGCGTCATTGAGGGTATCAAGCCGCTGTTGCAGCGCGTCGATACTAGCGTCGATGGGCGCCATGCGTTCGCTCAGTTCAGCGCGCTTGCTAGCCAGGGTATCCGCCAGTTGATCCGCGCGCTCCGTCCACTTGCGCGCCTCAGGGCCATATCCTTCCCGTCGACCATCGCGCCCAAGCACTTCGTCCCCCACGCGCCTGCGCGCCTCGGCCAGGTCTTGCGTCAGCACTTGCACTTCCGGCTGATACTCGGCGCTCAGCCGTTCCCGACGTGCGCGCTCGTCCTCAAGCGTCTGACGGGTTGCGCTGATTTGTTGCTCCAAATCCTGAATGCGGGCGGGGTAGCCAGCGCCCTCCTGGGCGGCGCGGGCCTCGACTTGCTCCCTGAGTTCACCAGCACGCTGGTCAAAATACTGCTCAACCCGCGCCTGATGCCAGGCGGCGATATCATCGGCGCGGATGAGCTTCTCGATAAAAGGCGCGGTGACATAGAGTGAGATGGCCACAATTGCGACACGCGCCAGTAGACCGATGAGCCAGCGTAGCATGGGGCCTGCCGCTCTCAACCTTGCCTTGCCGGGATGGGCATTCAGGCTGGGCTTCTCGGACATAATGAGCGAGCTGTCGAGGATCCAGATCACCGCGAATAGCAGAGCAAACAGAAAGAGGCCGACGGGCGGCCCCAGCCAGGCGCTGGCCGCTGGTACCATCGAGAAACCCACGGCACCCCAGACAAAGCCCTCGATACTGGCCATTAAAAAAATCAGCACGCGCGCTGAACCTATCCAGGCCGCTGCCGCGGGCGTTAGCAGCGAGTCTCCATAGGGTTTTAGCCGCAGGTAATCGATAAGGCGCATGATCAGGCTCAATCGCGATACATGTTGAGCCTTCATACTACAGCGATAAAAGCTTTGAATCCAATTGAATAATTTGATTTTTTTATTCTGAAGGATGAGACCTTGGGAGTGATTGGACAACTTCTTGGCGAAATCCCGAACAGCGCATGACGCTTGGTTATCCGGCACTTCGGCTTGCTGACGCCAGGATTTTCTTGCCATGAGGACTGAGCAATCGCCCGGGGTGGAGCACAGGGAAGGGGTTTAGCCTTCAGTGTTTAGAGTGGAACCACCAATGGAGAGACAGCATGAAAGACGGGGTTATCCTCTCGATCGATCAGGGCACCACCGGCTCTACGGCGCTGCTGTTCGACCATGCCGGGCAGATCCGCGCGCGCGCCTACTCGGAATTCAGCCAGCATTACCCCAAGCCGGGCTGGGTGGAGCACGATGCCGAGGAGATTATTCTGGTCACCATGAAGGTGATCGCCGAGGCCTTGCGTACCGGCGGCATCCTGGCCAACGACATCCAGGCCATTGGTATCACCAATCAGCGTGAGACGGTGGTGCTGTGGGAGCGCGCCAGCGGCAAACCCATTGGTCGCGCCATTGTCTGGCAGGATAGACGCACGGCGGATACCTGTGCCGAGCTCAAGGCCGAGGGCCACACCGAGTTGTTCCAGCGCAAGACCGGCCTGGTGATCGACCCCTATTTTTCCGCTACCAAGGTCAAATGGATGCTTGACAACACGCCCGGCCTTCGTAAACGCGCCGAGCGCGGGGAGATCTGCTTCGGCACCATCGATTCCTGGCTGGTGTTTCGCCTCACCGGCGGCAAGCGCCATCTCACCGATTATTCCAACGCCTCGCGTACCCTGCTCTACAACATCCGCGAGCTGTGTTGGGACCAAGAGCTGCTCGCGCTCTTGGAGATCCCCGCCAAGATGCTGCCCGAGGTTCGGCCGTCCTCGGAGGTCCATGGCGAGACCGATCCGCAGATGTTCTTTGGCACCCGGGGTATTCCCCTTGCCGGCATCGCCGGCGATCAGCAGGCGGCGCTCTTCGGGCAGGCCTGCTACCAGCGCGGCATGGCCAAGAACACCTATGGCACTGGCTCTTTCGTGCTGATGAACACTGGCACCGATGCGGTGGTCAGCCAGGAGCAACTGCTGACCACCATCGCTTGGGGCCTGGGTGACCAGCCGGTCGAATACGCACTGGAAGGCGCCATTTTCGTCACCGGCGCGGCGGTGCAATGGCTACGCGATGGCTTAGGCATGATCGAGCACGCCAGCGAGACACGCGAGCTGGCGCGCTCAGTGCCCGAGAACGAGGATGTCTACTTCGTGCCAGCCCTGGCTGGGCTGGGCGCCCCGCACTGGGACCCCTATGCACGCGGACTGCTGATTGGCCTCACCCGTGGCACCAGCCGCGGCCATGTCGCGCGCGCGGTGCTGGAGAGCATGGCCTATCAGACGCGCGATGTAATCGAGGCCATGGAGCGTGACTCCGGCATCACCCTCAAGGAACTGCGCTGCGACGGCGGCGCCTCGGTGAATTCCGTGCTGATGCAGTTCCAGTCCGACATCCTCGGCGTGAAGGTGGAGGTGCCGAGCATCATCGAGACCACCGCGCTTGGCGCCGCCTATCTGGCCGGTCTCGCGGTCGGTTTCTGGGAGAGCCGTGATGAGATCGCGAACCAATGGGACCTGGACGTGCGCTATCACCCGCGCATCGACGAGGCCAAGCGCGAGAAGTTGTTCAAGCGCTGGCATCGCGCGGTGGAGCTGGCCAAAGGTTGGGCGAAGGATGAAGCATGAAGTGTACTTGGTGGTGCCGCGCGAGCATATCCAGCAGGCGGAGGGGCGGTTGCTTGCCTGCGAGATGCTCTTCGGCGACCAGACACAGGCGCGCCATGATGAATATTTCCGTGTTGAGCGCGAGATTGCGACTCACTCGGGTCACCATGGCGATAATCGAATACTTGAGTTTTTTCATTGACAATTCTCGACGCAAGCCCGAATACAGCCTATGATGACGGCCGGGTTACGGCCTGCTCTTGGAGCACCACTCGCTTCCAACGTAGGCATGTACCTGAGTATTAAAGAAAACGGAAGGTCACTGCAGAAGTTTCACTGCCTTAAGAGGAGCAATACAAGAGCATGAAGTCTAAAACACTTGCTGCCGCCATCACTGTTGCCTGTTCGGTGCTCGTACCGTCAATCGCTCAGGCCACCAATGGCTATTTTTCACACGGCTACGGCACCAAGAACAAGGGCATGGCCGGCGCGGGTACCGCGCTGCCCCAAGATGCGATGATCTCCGCTGTCAATGTCGCGGGCGTCGTCTGGGTTGATCGACGCATGGATGTGGGTCTGACGCTCTTCAGCCCGCACCGGGAATATACCCAGAGATCCTCGACTAACAACTTCCCGCCCGCGGCTATCGCTGGTGGCATGGCACCGCCTTGGCCAGTTCCCGTGGGCAGCAACCCGGACTTTACCGGGACAGTCGACAGCGAAGAAAATTTCTTCCTGATTCCACATTTTGCCTATGCACACCCGCTTGATGATAGCAGTGCTCTGGGGGTCTCTCTCTACGGCAACGGGGGCATGAACACCAGCTATGATCGCAAAGATACCACCGCATTGCCCGGCACACCGGGTGCGACAGGTCTTGGGACCTATGGCGGCGCCATGGCAACCCCCGCGGCGGCCTCGACGGGTGTCGACCTCTCACAGCTTGCGCTCAATCTAAATTACTCGCGCAAACTGACCGATGATTTCTCCCTTGGTGGCGGACTGATCCTGTCCTATCAGCGTTTCAAAGCTCGGGGACTAACCCCCTTTGGCATGCTGGTGAGCGATGGCAACCCGGATAACCTCAGCAACAAAGGCTATGAGGGTGTCTTTGGTTGGGGCGCTCAAATAGGCGCGTTGTGGAAAGTCAATGAACAGTTTTCAATTGGCGCCGCCTACCAGACCAAGATTGATTTCGAGCCCTTCGACGATTACTCCGATCTATTTGCCGGCAAGGGCGATCTGGACGCTCCAGCCTTTGTCAATGTTGGCCTAGCCTTCAAGCCGCGGCAGGACATCACCCTTGCCTTCGATATTCAGCATATCTGGTACAGCGATGTCGACGCCCTTGGCAACAATACCACCTCGAATCTCAGTCTTTGCCTGGCGGGGCAGACGCAGCACTGCCTTGGCGCCAACGATGGCCCTGGGTTCGGCTGGGAAGACATGACGGTCTATAAGTTCGGAGTCCAGTGGGACTACAAGCCCGATCTCACCTTCCGTGCTGGCTATAGCTACGGCGAGCAACCCGTCCCCTCGGAAAGTGTGTTATTCAATGTGCTGGCTCCGGCGGTGATCGAACAGCATTTCACGCTGGGCTTGACCAAGCAGATCGGCAAGAACATGGAACTTAACTTTGCCGGCATGTACGCACCCAAAAACGACGTTGATTGTGGCTGTTCGCTGCCGTTCTCCGGCGGTGCCGACTCAATCAATATCGCCATGAGCCAGTGGGAACTCGAAATGAGCGTCGGGCTGCGCTTCTGATCTCGCTCGACGCGGCACCAATTCTGCGTCCGTCCAGTCGCCGATCACCAGCAAGGCCATCGGCGTTCTGGCGTTTCCCCCCCGTTCCGCGCGCATGAGACTCACCCAAGGTATCAACCGTCCGCATTAATGCGCGCGATCAATTCCTGCAGAACAATCTCAGCGCGTTCAGTGTCGATCTGACAGGTTCCGGCCGCCTGATGCCCGCCGCCGCCATAGGCAAGCATCAGCTCGCCGACATTGGTATTGGAACTCCGATCAAAGATGGATTTGCCCGTGGCCAGCACCGTATTCTGCTGCTTTAGCCCCCACATCACGTGAATTGAGATGTTGCACTGGGGGAAAAGTGCATAAATCATGAAGCGATTGCCGGCCCAGATAGTCTCTTCGCCGCGCAGGTCGAGCACCACCAGGTTGCCGTGCACGGTCGCGCAGCGCTGAATTTGTTCTTTGAACCTGGGCTCCTGCTCAAAATACAAATCGACTCGCTCGCGTACGTCGGGCAGGGCGAGGATTTCATCAATGCCGTGATTTTTGCAGTAGTCGATCAGATCCATCATGAGCGCGTAATTGGAGATGCGGAACTCCCTGAAGCGTCCCAGACCGGTGCGCGCGTCCATCAGGAAATT includes:
- a CDS encoding hybrid sensor histidine kinase/response regulator, which codes for MMPCIKRLLLIAMSLGLANPGAASLQMSVSSPSRLTDQERAWLAAGHRVRVRISDYPPYMMREPQPAGLAVDYLDHIAQQFGLDIQYVPATMTFGAAVTDVEGPRRHYDVLPTFTRTPEREKHFAITDDYLNAPWVIFTRQDSPYLIGLESLAGKTIAAEQGFWIVAEMKRDIPRISILEVPLALDALTAVATGQADAYVGNLAVGAFLVKEHRLRNLMVAAPTHFGINTQAMAVRRDWPELASLINKGIAAMTADDRNIILGKWIRIEMRPQKDYRLAYSILAAAALAVIAFFFWNRRLAREIAFRRRVESELKQKKAALQELNATLERRLQAAVQDRTRVLSEATARAQESSQSKSAFLSAVSHELRSPLHDILGYARLLAHRIPPQARDQLNIIHDSGNQLLRLINDILEYSRGEEKPIVLEPGPVSLARLARNLAAAYQPLATRTNNGFIVERDAEGPDWVIADELRLTQILRNLLDNAFKFTQDGLIELVIEPVVRQGESLALEGMEADWMEADWMKTGGMEMDAAALVRFIVRDTGVGIPVSERQAIFQPYRRLERHRGVPGVGLGLAIARQLTTAMGGSIGLHVSSARHAGSTFHLLLPLPICTEVEQAADEEANILGYAGRRRTLLIADDQSTSREFLAECCRAWGFDVIEAVDGAHAIKGFRAIAGCVDAVLVDQYMPHLDGWGCLRALRSLEPGRHLPVILISAGPARKPDGYPEDLDFDQFVMKPLGESTLARLLGESLALEWEYAAEPPMLEEPEPEPDPLTLARFLTDEERGRMQAMVAMGQVVALLQWAEAMASRDLARELMWQAIARMCRAVDLPALKRLVAASADH
- a CDS encoding DUF4407 domain-containing protein translates to MRLIDYLRLKPYGDSLLTPAAAAWIGSARVLIFLMASIEGFVWGAVGFSMVPAASAWLGPPVGLFLFALLFAVIWILDSSLIMSEKPSLNAHPGKARLRAAGPMLRWLIGLLARVAIVAISLYVTAPFIEKLIRADDIAAWHQARVEQYFDQRAGELREQVEARAAQEGAGYPARIQDLEQQISATRQTLEDERARRERLSAEYQPEVQVLTQDLAEARRRVGDEVLGRDGRREGYGPEARKWTERADQLADTLASKRAELSERMAPIDASIDALQQRLDTLNDALTELRTQQQALLGRITTEVEAEQPPAAPPALTFAARSKGLNALRESPAEKGVPHFETVDGFAQAALGILFFSLIALKLFEPRAVQTYYSESIQTQYPQYLKGGLADIPGFEQHDDPARRLTPSDFARLWRQWQRDPEAFVATHRAKIEAQRRLARMHADQAHERELLSRRREGIDGQLALEQRQRESEFAARERELEMRLEQMRARLGDETEQLRERDKLQLARETEQQAAARIQAEREQREEQIQTLHSELEHLRAELEAQHEHQLGLARELAETERAISASKQSIATLEAEVSAKQPRLHRLRDDLATLEDQRAATGALGRFGRLGRRAARLQAAIRRAERSLAPDQKALTEQQAQLGVFELGAEQLRRALKESQATELTLRHRADSQRAALDTLLLASVYPSPSRQSARTQSVADRT
- the glpK gene encoding glycerol kinase GlpK — protein: MKDGVILSIDQGTTGSTALLFDHAGQIRARAYSEFSQHYPKPGWVEHDAEEIILVTMKVIAEALRTGGILANDIQAIGITNQRETVVLWERASGKPIGRAIVWQDRRTADTCAELKAEGHTELFQRKTGLVIDPYFSATKVKWMLDNTPGLRKRAERGEICFGTIDSWLVFRLTGGKRHLTDYSNASRTLLYNIRELCWDQELLALLEIPAKMLPEVRPSSEVHGETDPQMFFGTRGIPLAGIAGDQQAALFGQACYQRGMAKNTYGTGSFVLMNTGTDAVVSQEQLLTTIAWGLGDQPVEYALEGAIFVTGAAVQWLRDGLGMIEHASETRELARSVPENEDVYFVPALAGLGAPHWDPYARGLLIGLTRGTSRGHVARAVLESMAYQTRDVIEAMERDSGITLKELRCDGGASVNSVLMQFQSDILGVKVEVPSIIETTALGAAYLAGLAVGFWESRDEIANQWDLDVRYHPRIDEAKREKLFKRWHRAVELAKGWAKDEA
- a CDS encoding OmpP1/FadL family transporter, which translates into the protein MKSKTLAAAITVACSVLVPSIAQATNGYFSHGYGTKNKGMAGAGTALPQDAMISAVNVAGVVWVDRRMDVGLTLFSPHREYTQRSSTNNFPPAAIAGGMAPPWPVPVGSNPDFTGTVDSEENFFLIPHFAYAHPLDDSSALGVSLYGNGGMNTSYDRKDTTALPGTPGATGLGTYGGAMATPAAASTGVDLSQLALNLNYSRKLTDDFSLGGGLILSYQRFKARGLTPFGMLVSDGNPDNLSNKGYEGVFGWGAQIGALWKVNEQFSIGAAYQTKIDFEPFDDYSDLFAGKGDLDAPAFVNVGLAFKPRQDITLAFDIQHIWYSDVDALGNNTTSNLSLCLAGQTQHCLGANDGPGFGWEDMTVYKFGVQWDYKPDLTFRAGYSYGEQPVPSESVLFNVLAPAVIEQHFTLGLTKQIGKNMELNFAGMYAPKNDVDCGCSLPFSGGADSINIAMSQWELEMSVGLRF
- a CDS encoding exopolyphosphatase translates to MSQQSFRLVTRSDFDGLVCAVLLKHLDLIDDIKFVHPKDMQDGKIEITNQDITTNLPYVEGVHLAFDHHLSETLRNEKRDNHIIDPDAPSAARVVWRHYGGHDAFPVAWDEMMAAVDKGDAAQFERDEVLHPQGWVLLNFLMDARTGLGRFREFRISNYALMMDLIDYCKNHGIDEILALPDVRERVDLYFEQEPRFKEQIQRCATVHGNLVVLDLRGEETIWAGNRFMIYALFPQCNISIHVMWGLKQQNTVLATGKSIFDRSSNTNVGELMLAYGGGGHQAAGTCQIDTERAEIVLQELIARINADG